In the genome of Streptomyces racemochromogenes, one region contains:
- the cobF gene encoding precorrin-6A synthase (deacetylating), with the protein MKKFSVIGIGAGDPDHLTLQAVRAIGAADAFLILEKGEDKSDLTGLRRAMLDAHARPGHRLVEGRDPDRDRTPADYTPTVDGWRSARAEIFERFIAEDLAEGETGAFLVWGDPSLYDSTLAILEEVLEHGRVAFEHEVVPGISSVSALLARHRTNLNRVGRPVQITTGRRLAEGWPQDVDDVVVMLDARHAFTAHLDQDLYIYWGAYVGTADEILVQGKLAEVSGRIEELRSEARARKGWIMDTYLLRRP; encoded by the coding sequence GTGAAGAAGTTCTCAGTCATCGGCATAGGCGCGGGCGACCCTGACCACCTGACCCTCCAGGCGGTCAGGGCGATCGGCGCGGCGGACGCATTCCTCATCCTGGAGAAGGGGGAGGACAAGTCGGACCTGACCGGTCTGCGCCGGGCGATGCTCGACGCGCACGCCCGTCCCGGCCACCGGCTGGTGGAGGGCCGTGACCCGGACCGGGACCGCACCCCGGCCGACTACACCCCGACGGTGGACGGCTGGCGCAGCGCGCGGGCCGAGATCTTCGAGCGGTTCATCGCCGAGGACCTGGCGGAGGGCGAGACGGGTGCGTTCCTGGTGTGGGGCGACCCTTCGCTGTACGACTCTACGCTCGCCATCCTCGAAGAGGTGCTGGAGCACGGCCGGGTGGCGTTCGAGCACGAGGTGGTGCCGGGCATCAGCAGCGTGTCGGCGCTGCTGGCCCGGCACCGGACCAACCTGAACCGGGTCGGGCGGCCGGTCCAGATCACCACCGGCCGGCGGCTCGCGGAGGGCTGGCCGCAGGACGTGGACGACGTGGTGGTGATGCTGGACGCCCGGCACGCCTTCACCGCCCATCTGGACCAGGACCTCTACATCTACTGGGGCGCCTACGTGGGCACCGCGGACGAGATCCTGGTCCAGGGGAAGCTGGCGGAGGTGTCCGGCCGCATCGAGGAGCTGCGCAGCGAGGCCCGCGCCCGCAAGGGCTGGATCATGGACACCTACCTGCTCAGGCGCCCCTGA
- a CDS encoding NADP-dependent isocitrate dehydrogenase → MTDSTIIYTHTDEAPALATYSFLPVIQAYASTAGVNVETRDISLAGRIIAVFPEYLEEGQRIADALAELGELAKTPEANIIKLPNISASIPQLKAAIAELQGQGYALPDYPDDPKSDEEREIRARYDKIKGSAVNPVLREGNSDRRAPGSVKNYAKTHPHRMGAWTPESKTNVATMGENDFRSTEKSAVIAEAGTLRIEHVAADGATTVLRESVPVLAGEVVDASVMHVDALRTFLNDQIERAKAEGVLFSVHLKATMMKVSDPIIFGHVVRAFFPKTFARHGEALAAAGLSPNDGLGTILNGLGGLADGDAIKASFDAELAEGPALAMVDSDKGITNLHVPSDVIVDASMPAMIRTSGHMWGPDGAEADTLAVLPDSSYAGVYQAVVEDCRAHGAFDPATMGSVPNVGLMAQKAEEYGSHDKTFEIAAAGTVRVVDAAGNALIEQEVAAGDIFRACQTKDLPIQDWVKLAVTRARATGAPAVFWLDETRAHDAQLIAKVKTYLADHDTEGLTIEILSPVEATKYSLERIRRGEDTISVTGNVLRDYLTDLFPILELGTSAKMLSVVPLMAGGGLFETGAGGSAPKHVQQLVKENYLRWDSLGEFFALAASFEHLAATTGNARAQVLADTLDRATGTFLNEDKSPTRRLGGIDNRGSHFYLAMYWAQELSRQIDDPKLAAAFEPLAKTLAESEQKIVAELNAVQGSPADIGGYFQPDPAKAAEVMRPSATLNQALALLG, encoded by the coding sequence GTGACTGACTCGACCATCATCTACACGCACACTGACGAGGCCCCGGCCCTCGCGACGTATTCCTTCCTGCCTGTGATCCAGGCCTACGCGTCGACGGCCGGTGTGAATGTCGAGACCCGTGACATCTCCCTGGCCGGTCGGATCATCGCCGTCTTCCCCGAGTACCTCGAGGAGGGGCAGCGGATCGCCGACGCCCTCGCCGAGCTCGGCGAGCTGGCGAAGACCCCCGAGGCCAACATCATCAAGCTGCCCAACATCTCGGCCTCGATCCCGCAGCTGAAGGCCGCGATCGCCGAGCTCCAGGGCCAGGGCTACGCCCTCCCGGACTACCCGGACGACCCGAAGTCGGACGAGGAGCGCGAGATCCGCGCCCGTTACGACAAGATCAAGGGCAGCGCCGTCAACCCGGTCCTGCGCGAGGGCAACTCCGACCGCCGCGCGCCCGGCTCGGTGAAGAACTACGCCAAGACCCACCCGCACCGCATGGGCGCCTGGACCCCCGAGTCGAAGACGAACGTCGCCACCATGGGCGAGAACGACTTCCGCTCCACCGAGAAGTCCGCCGTGATCGCCGAGGCCGGCACGCTGCGCATCGAGCACGTCGCCGCCGACGGTGCCACCACGGTGCTGCGCGAGTCCGTACCGGTCCTCGCCGGCGAGGTCGTGGACGCGTCCGTCATGCACGTCGACGCCCTGCGCACCTTCCTGAACGACCAGATCGAGCGTGCCAAGGCCGAGGGCGTCCTGTTCTCCGTGCACCTCAAGGCCACCATGATGAAGGTCTCCGACCCGATCATCTTCGGCCACGTGGTCCGCGCCTTCTTCCCGAAGACCTTCGCCCGCCACGGCGAGGCCCTCGCGGCCGCCGGCCTGTCCCCGAACGACGGCCTCGGCACCATCCTGAACGGCCTCGGCGGCCTCGCCGACGGCGACGCGATCAAGGCATCCTTCGACGCCGAGCTCGCCGAGGGCCCCGCCCTCGCGATGGTCGACTCCGACAAGGGCATCACCAACCTGCACGTGCCGTCGGACGTCATCGTCGACGCCTCCATGCCGGCCATGATCCGCACCTCCGGCCACATGTGGGGTCCGGACGGCGCCGAGGCCGACACCCTCGCCGTCCTCCCGGACAGCAGCTACGCGGGCGTCTACCAGGCCGTCGTCGAGGACTGCCGCGCCCACGGCGCGTTCGACCCGGCCACCATGGGCTCGGTGCCGAACGTCGGCCTCATGGCCCAGAAGGCCGAGGAATACGGCAGCCACGACAAGACCTTCGAGATCGCCGCCGCGGGCACCGTCCGCGTCGTCGACGCCGCGGGCAACGCGCTCATCGAGCAGGAGGTCGCCGCCGGCGACATCTTCCGGGCCTGCCAGACCAAGGACCTGCCGATCCAGGACTGGGTCAAGCTCGCCGTCACCCGCGCCCGCGCCACCGGCGCCCCGGCCGTCTTCTGGCTCGACGAGACCCGCGCCCACGACGCGCAGCTCATCGCCAAGGTCAAGACGTACCTCGCGGACCACGACACCGAGGGCCTGACCATCGAGATCCTCTCCCCGGTCGAGGCCACGAAGTACTCCCTGGAGCGCATCCGCCGCGGCGAGGACACCATCTCGGTGACCGGCAACGTGCTGCGCGACTACCTGACCGACCTCTTCCCGATCCTGGAGCTGGGCACCAGCGCCAAGATGCTGTCGGTCGTCCCGCTGATGGCGGGCGGCGGCCTCTTCGAGACGGGCGCTGGCGGCTCCGCCCCGAAGCACGTCCAGCAGCTGGTCAAGGAGAACTACCTGCGCTGGGACTCGCTGGGCGAGTTCTTCGCGCTGGCCGCCTCCTTCGAGCACCTCGCCGCCACCACGGGCAACGCCCGCGCCCAGGTCCTGGCCGACACCCTGGACCGCGCGACCGGCACCTTCCTCAACGAGGACAAGTCGCCGACCCGTCGCCTCGGCGGCATCGACAACCGCGGCAGCCACTTCTACCTGGCCATGTACTGGGCCCAGGAGCTGTCCCGCCAGATCGACGACCCGAAGCTCGCCGCGGCCTTCGAGCCGCTCGCCAAGACGCTGGCCGAGTCCGAGCAGAAGATCGTCGCCGAGCTGAACGCCGTCCAGGGCTCCCCGGCCGACATCGGCGGCTACTTCCAGCCCGACCCGGCCAAGGCCGCCGAGGTCATGCGCCCCTCCGCGACGCTGAACCAGGCGCTCGCCCTGCTGGGCTGA
- a CDS encoding serine/threonine-protein kinase, giving the protein MPAGQAGEANDGDLVGKVLGGRYRVTSVIGRGGMGVVARAVDELLAREVAVKVLRAYTDADDEELADLRTRMEREAQAAARVRHPGVVTVHDVTHERGLPVIVMELVDGPSLDDSVTRYGALDPQEAAEIGAKLMDALDAAHRAGVLHRDVKPGNVLLERGGRVVLTDFGIATMESSDDEALAKLTRSGQLVGSLDYLPPERAQGREPGPASDIWSLGMTLYAAVEGVSPFRRTSVWSTLAAIVGDPLPEPRRAGPLAPVLRALMAKEPEHRPTAEQARAMLEQVAAGGAAPAVPAAPSPYAPGPAAVAAPTPGFGPAPAAGPGPGGGPGPGPGGGVTFPQPYAPAAPQPGFPPQGPPPGPAPTLARSGSADVDRARRRSRAAIAVAVVAVLAAGGVTYAVTSGGGGKGVAAPTPAPGGSPTGGAQSASAAPAPSPSVSGPTAKPSASTSKKPGTPSPSGKPSSPAPGGPSPVPTGCAGWTHHDPKPGTYGYISGDHHLLAAPYQQCAKGTLVKDGTKLWYHCYIVNSYGNQWTFVRVEGTNATGWLYNRDLKGQKGSSPAC; this is encoded by the coding sequence GTGCCAGCGGGCCAAGCGGGGGAAGCGAACGACGGGGACCTCGTCGGCAAGGTGCTCGGAGGGCGCTACCGGGTGACCTCGGTGATCGGCCGGGGCGGCATGGGCGTGGTCGCCCGTGCCGTCGACGAACTGCTCGCCCGCGAGGTCGCCGTCAAGGTCCTGCGGGCCTACACCGACGCCGACGACGAGGAACTGGCCGACCTGCGCACCCGGATGGAGCGCGAGGCACAGGCCGCCGCCCGCGTCCGGCACCCCGGCGTGGTCACCGTCCACGACGTCACGCACGAGCGGGGCCTGCCCGTCATCGTCATGGAACTCGTCGACGGGCCCTCGCTCGACGACTCCGTGACCCGGTACGGCGCGCTCGACCCGCAGGAGGCCGCCGAGATCGGCGCCAAACTGATGGACGCGCTGGACGCCGCGCACCGGGCGGGCGTCCTGCACCGCGACGTGAAGCCGGGCAACGTGCTGCTGGAGCGGGGCGGCCGCGTCGTGCTCACCGACTTCGGCATCGCCACCATGGAGTCCTCCGACGACGAGGCCCTCGCCAAGCTGACCCGCAGCGGCCAGCTGGTCGGCTCCCTCGACTACCTGCCGCCGGAGCGCGCGCAGGGCCGGGAGCCCGGCCCCGCCTCGGACATCTGGTCGCTCGGGATGACCCTGTACGCGGCGGTGGAGGGGGTGTCGCCGTTCCGCCGCACCTCGGTGTGGTCCACGCTCGCCGCGATCGTCGGGGACCCGCTGCCCGAACCGCGGCGTGCGGGGCCCCTCGCGCCGGTGCTGCGGGCGCTGATGGCGAAGGAGCCGGAGCACCGGCCCACCGCCGAGCAGGCCCGCGCGATGCTGGAGCAGGTCGCGGCGGGCGGCGCGGCCCCGGCGGTACCGGCCGCGCCGTCGCCGTACGCGCCCGGGCCCGCGGCGGTGGCGGCGCCGACTCCCGGATTCGGACCCGCGCCGGCGGCGGGCCCCGGGCCCGGAGGCGGCCCCGGCCCCGGCCCCGGCGGCGGCGTAACGTTTCCGCAGCCCTACGCCCCCGCCGCCCCGCAACCCGGCTTCCCGCCGCAGGGACCCCCGCCCGGCCCGGCGCCCACCCTCGCCCGGTCCGGTTCGGCGGACGTCGACCGCGCGCGCCGCCGCAGCCGCGCCGCGATAGCCGTCGCGGTGGTCGCCGTGCTCGCCGCGGGCGGGGTCACCTACGCCGTGACCTCGGGCGGCGGCGGCAAGGGCGTCGCGGCGCCCACCCCGGCGCCCGGCGGCTCCCCGACCGGGGGCGCACAGTCCGCCTCGGCCGCCCCGGCCCCCTCGCCCTCCGTCTCCGGGCCCACGGCCAAGCCCTCCGCGAGCACCTCGAAGAAGCCGGGTACGCCGTCGCCCTCCGGGAAGCCGTCCTCGCCCGCGCCGGGCGGGCCCAGCCCCGTACCGACGGGCTGCGCCGGCTGGACCCACCACGACCCGAAGCCGGGGACGTACGGCTACATATCCGGCGACCACCACCTGCTGGCCGCGCCGTACCAGCAGTGCGCCAAGGGCACCCTGGTCAAGGACGGCACGAAGCTCTGGTACCACTGCTACATCGTCAACTCCTACGGCAACCAGTGGACGTTCGTGCGCGTGGAGGGCACCAACGCCACCGGGTGGCTCTACAACCGCGACCTCAAGGGCCAGAAGGGCTCCTCCCCGGCCTGCTAG
- a CDS encoding (Fe-S)-binding protein — protein sequence MRAALFVTCVNDALYPRTGIAVVRLLERLGVQVDFPAAQSCCGQPQYNTGYRHEAEPLLRRTAAAFAGYDHVVTPSGSCAAMIREHYPRMGRRAAEEGRGGGLAELAQDLVPRVHELTEFLVDVLGVTDVGAYFPHTVTYHPSCHGLRSLGLGERPRRLLAAVKGLELVELPGADECCGFGGTFSVRNPDVSAAMGTDKTAAARATGAEVLCGADNSCLAHLGGILRRAGDPMRTLHLAEILAATEEDPLEEDLLEEDPLP from the coding sequence ATGCGCGCCGCCCTGTTCGTCACCTGCGTCAACGACGCGCTGTACCCCCGAACCGGCATCGCCGTCGTACGCCTGCTGGAGCGCCTCGGCGTCCAGGTGGACTTCCCCGCCGCCCAGAGCTGCTGCGGCCAGCCCCAGTACAACACCGGCTACCGCCACGAGGCCGAGCCGCTGCTGCGCCGCACCGCCGCCGCCTTCGCCGGGTACGACCACGTCGTCACCCCCTCCGGCTCCTGCGCCGCGATGATCCGCGAGCACTACCCGCGCATGGGCCGCCGGGCCGCCGAGGAGGGGCGGGGCGGCGGGCTGGCGGAACTCGCGCAGGACCTCGTACCGCGCGTCCACGAGCTCACCGAGTTCCTCGTCGACGTCCTCGGCGTCACCGACGTCGGCGCGTACTTCCCGCACACCGTCACCTACCACCCCTCCTGCCACGGCCTGCGCTCCCTCGGCCTGGGCGAGCGCCCCCGCCGGCTGCTGGCCGCCGTCAAGGGCCTGGAACTGGTCGAGCTGCCCGGCGCCGACGAGTGCTGCGGCTTCGGCGGCACCTTCTCCGTCAGGAACCCCGACGTCTCCGCCGCCATGGGCACCGACAAGACCGCCGCCGCCCGCGCCACCGGCGCCGAAGTGCTCTGCGGCGCCGACAACTCCTGCCTCGCCCACCTCGGTGGCATCCTGCGCCGCGCGGGGGACCCGATGCGGACCCTGCACCTCGCCGAGATCCTGGCCGCCACGGAGGAGGACCCCCTGGAGGAGGACCTCTTGGAGGAGGACCCCCTGCCATGA
- a CDS encoding DUF805 domain-containing protein, whose amino-acid sequence MHYYVDVIKRYADFAGRARRREYWMFVLCSIPIMVVAIVLDFALGSYPVIFYIYNLAVFLPTLGLSVRRLHDTGRSGWWYLISFIPFVGWIAIIVLMALEGHAGPNEYGANPKQVTA is encoded by the coding sequence GTGCACTACTACGTCGACGTCATCAAGCGCTACGCGGACTTCGCCGGCCGCGCGCGCCGCCGGGAGTACTGGATGTTCGTCCTGTGCAGCATCCCGATCATGGTCGTGGCGATCGTGCTGGACTTCGCGCTGGGCAGCTACCCGGTCATCTTCTACATCTACAACCTCGCCGTCTTCCTCCCCACCCTGGGCCTGAGCGTCCGCCGGCTCCACGACACCGGCCGGTCCGGGTGGTGGTACCTGATCAGCTTCATCCCCTTCGTCGGCTGGATCGCGATCATCGTCCTGATGGCCCTGGAGGGCCACGCCGGGCCGAACGAGTACGGCGCGAACCCCAAGCAGGTCACCGCCTGA
- a CDS encoding chitosanase: MAVGALLGTALLTAPVAAHATAAPPAAAAPAPGATAAAAAATGLDDPAKKDIAMRIVSSAENSSLDWKAQYKYIEDIGDGRGYTAGIIGFCSGTGDMLDLVEYYTKTKPGNVLAKYLPALRKVNGGDSHAGLDPNFTRDWAKAAQDAAFRKAQDHERDRVYFNPAVGQGKADGVGTLGQFVYYDAIVMHGDGGDPTSFRNIRKRALAKARPPAQGGNETAWLNAFLDARVWAMKQEEAHSDTSRVDTAQRVFLKKGNLGLDTPLEWKVYGDSYRIG; encoded by the coding sequence ATGGCCGTCGGCGCCCTGCTCGGCACCGCCCTCCTCACCGCCCCGGTCGCGGCCCACGCCACCGCCGCGCCCCCCGCCGCGGCCGCGCCCGCACCCGGCGCCACCGCGGCGGCCGCCGCCGCCACCGGGCTCGACGACCCGGCGAAGAAGGACATCGCCATGCGGATCGTCTCCAGCGCCGAGAACTCCTCCCTCGACTGGAAGGCCCAGTACAAGTACATCGAGGACATAGGCGACGGCCGCGGCTACACCGCCGGCATCATCGGCTTCTGCTCCGGCACCGGCGACATGCTCGACCTCGTCGAGTACTACACCAAGACCAAGCCCGGGAACGTGCTCGCCAAGTACCTCCCCGCCCTCCGCAAGGTCAACGGCGGAGACTCGCACGCCGGGCTCGACCCGAACTTCACCAGGGACTGGGCCAAGGCCGCCCAGGACGCGGCGTTCAGGAAGGCCCAGGACCACGAGCGTGACCGCGTCTACTTCAACCCCGCCGTCGGGCAGGGCAAGGCCGACGGGGTCGGCACCCTCGGACAGTTCGTCTACTACGACGCCATCGTCATGCACGGCGACGGCGGCGACCCCACCAGCTTCCGCAACATCCGCAAGCGGGCCCTCGCCAAGGCCAGGCCGCCGGCCCAGGGCGGCAACGAGACCGCCTGGCTGAACGCCTTCCTCGACGCCCGCGTCTGGGCGATGAAGCAGGAGGAGGCCCACAGCGACACCAGCCGCGTCGACACCGCCCAGCGCGTCTTCCTGAAGAAGGGCAACCTGGGCCTCGACACCCCGCTCGAATGGAAGGTCTACGGGGACTCCTACCGCATCGGCTGA
- the corA gene encoding magnesium/cobalt transporter CorA: MFSNLRRAVRRGYRRAVDLSHPARSPLGSAVVNCVVYQDGIRQDGCAEAEEALRRVRKTGAGFVWIGLHEPSEQELAGLAELFGLHPLAVEDAVHAHQRPKVERYDETLFAVFKTVRYVEHEELTATSEVVETGELMAFIGEDFVITIRHGGRGTLGPVREALEAAPDQLAKGPAAVLHAMADHVVDDYVAVTDAVQSDMDAVETAVFSEHGGRGDAGRIYQLKRELLELRRAVAPLGRPLQHLATQPIPVIPPDVRAYFRDVADHLARATEQIGAYDGLLDSILQAHLAQVTVAQNEDMRKITAWAAIVAVPTMVCGVYGMNFDHMPELHWTYGYPLVLAVMAVACLVIHRGFRRNGWI; encoded by the coding sequence ATGTTCAGCAACCTGCGCCGTGCCGTGCGCCGCGGCTACCGGCGGGCCGTCGACCTCAGCCACCCCGCCCGCTCCCCGCTCGGCAGCGCCGTCGTCAACTGCGTGGTCTACCAGGACGGCATCCGCCAGGACGGCTGCGCGGAGGCGGAGGAGGCCCTGCGCCGGGTCCGCAAGACGGGCGCCGGGTTCGTCTGGATCGGCCTGCACGAACCCTCGGAGCAGGAGCTGGCCGGCCTCGCGGAGCTGTTCGGCCTGCACCCGCTCGCCGTCGAGGACGCCGTCCACGCCCATCAGCGGCCGAAGGTGGAGCGCTACGACGAGACGCTCTTCGCCGTCTTCAAGACCGTGCGCTACGTCGAGCACGAGGAGCTGACCGCGACGAGCGAGGTGGTGGAGACCGGCGAGCTGATGGCCTTCATCGGCGAGGACTTCGTCATCACCATCCGGCACGGCGGACGCGGCACCCTCGGTCCGGTCCGCGAGGCCCTGGAGGCGGCGCCGGACCAGCTAGCCAAGGGGCCGGCGGCCGTCCTGCACGCCATGGCGGACCACGTGGTGGACGACTACGTGGCCGTCACGGACGCGGTGCAGAGCGATATGGACGCCGTGGAGACGGCGGTGTTCAGCGAACACGGGGGCCGGGGCGACGCGGGCCGGATCTACCAGCTCAAGCGGGAGCTCCTCGAACTGCGCCGGGCGGTGGCCCCGCTCGGCCGGCCCCTCCAGCACCTGGCGACGCAGCCGATACCGGTGATCCCGCCGGATGTCCGCGCGTACTTCCGCGACGTCGCCGACCACCTGGCGCGGGCCACCGAGCAGATCGGCGCGTACGACGGCCTGCTCGACTCCATCCTCCAGGCGCACCTGGCGCAGGTGACGGTCGCGCAGAACGAGGACATGCGCAAGATCACGGCGTGGGCGGCGATAGTGGCCGTGCCGACGATGGTCTGCGGGGTGTACGGGATGAACTTCGACCACATGCCCGAGCTGCACTGGACGTACGGATACCCGCTGGTCCTGGCGGTGATGGCGGTCGCCTGCCTCGTGATCCACCGGGGGTTCAGGCGCAACGGCTGGATCTGA
- a CDS encoding lactate utilization protein B: MTGTHLGMPAFPPFPDAAREAVRDGVLRANLRHATHTIRGKRARAVAELADWERLRAAGKAVKDHTLRHLDRYLLQLEASVTAAGGTVHWAADADEANRIVTDLVLATGESEVVKVKSMATQETGLNEALEAAGIAAYETDLAELIVQLGHDRPSHILVPAIHRNRREIRDIFRSEMGGWGRPAPEDLGDDPRELAEAARLHLREKFLRAKVAVSGANFVVAETGTMVVLESEGNGRMCLTLPDTLISVVGIEKVVPTFRDLEVFLQTLPRSSTAERMNPYTTMWTGTHEGDGPSAFHLVLLDNGRTDTLADATGRQALRCIRCSACLNVCPVYERAGGHAYGSVYPGPIGAVLSPQLRGTAGAVDASLPYASTLCGACYEVCPVAIDIPEILLHLRERVVQGGPVTREGVRVRLRPAHGHTAERAAMRAARLLLDHPGALRAGERLLARARRLRPRRLPGPGRAWTDTRELPDIPAEPFRDWWLRERGNRP; the protein is encoded by the coding sequence ATGACCGGTACGCACCTCGGCATGCCCGCCTTCCCGCCGTTCCCCGACGCCGCCCGCGAGGCCGTACGGGACGGCGTCCTGCGCGCCAACCTCCGCCACGCCACCCACACCATCCGCGGCAAACGCGCCCGCGCCGTCGCCGAACTCGCCGACTGGGAGCGGCTGCGCGCCGCGGGCAAGGCCGTCAAGGACCACACCCTGCGCCACCTCGACCGCTACCTACTCCAGCTGGAGGCCTCCGTCACGGCCGCCGGCGGTACCGTCCACTGGGCCGCCGACGCCGACGAGGCCAACCGCATCGTCACGGACCTGGTGCTCGCCACCGGCGAGAGCGAGGTCGTCAAGGTCAAGTCCATGGCCACCCAGGAGACCGGCCTCAACGAGGCCCTGGAAGCCGCGGGGATCGCCGCCTACGAGACCGACCTCGCCGAACTCATCGTCCAGCTCGGCCACGACCGGCCCTCGCACATCCTCGTCCCCGCCATCCACCGCAACCGGCGCGAGATCCGGGACATCTTCCGCTCCGAGATGGGCGGATGGGGCCGCCCCGCCCCCGAGGACCTCGGCGACGACCCCCGCGAACTCGCCGAAGCCGCCCGCCTCCACCTGCGCGAGAAGTTCCTGCGGGCCAAGGTGGCCGTCTCCGGCGCCAACTTCGTGGTCGCCGAGACCGGCACCATGGTCGTCCTCGAATCCGAGGGCAACGGACGCATGTGCCTGACCCTGCCCGACACCCTCATCTCCGTCGTCGGCATCGAGAAGGTCGTCCCCACCTTCCGCGACCTCGAAGTCTTCCTCCAGACCCTGCCGCGCTCCTCCACCGCCGAGCGGATGAACCCGTACACCACCATGTGGACCGGCACCCACGAGGGGGACGGCCCCTCCGCGTTCCACCTCGTCCTCCTCGACAACGGCCGCACCGACACCCTCGCCGACGCCACCGGCCGCCAGGCCCTGCGCTGCATCCGCTGCTCGGCCTGCCTGAACGTCTGCCCCGTCTACGAACGCGCCGGCGGCCACGCCTACGGCTCCGTCTACCCGGGCCCCATCGGCGCCGTCCTCAGCCCCCAACTGCGCGGCACCGCCGGCGCCGTCGACGCCAGCCTGCCCTACGCCTCCACCCTCTGCGGTGCCTGCTACGAGGTCTGCCCCGTCGCCATCGACATCCCCGAGATCCTCCTCCACCTCCGCGAACGCGTGGTCCAGGGCGGCCCCGTGACCCGCGAGGGCGTCCGCGTACGCCTGCGCCCCGCACACGGCCACACCGCCGAACGGGCCGCCATGCGCGCCGCCCGGCTGCTCCTCGACCACCCCGGTGCGCTGCGCGCGGGGGAGCGGCTGCTGGCCCGCGCCCGCCGGCTGCGCCCCCGGCGCCTGCCCGGCCCCGGCCGGGCCTGGACCGACACCCGCGAACTGCCCGACATCCCGGCGGAACCCTTCCGCGACTGGTGGCTCCGAGAACGGGGGAACCGACCTTGA
- a CDS encoding aminotransferase class V-fold PLP-dependent enzyme: protein MPAPSAPSAPPAYPGGPGLFRLDPAVAHLNHGSYGAVPLPVQEAQEALRAEFHADPDAFFFSLPDRLAATRARIAARIGTDPDGLAFVSNATEGANLAFGAIPLAGDDEVLVTDHGYGTVTAAAARRARVTTVALDPHLPDEDAVRETVLAALTPRTKAVLLDHVSSPTARLIASPRLLAELSERGVTTVVDGAHTPGMLAEPVAGADFWFGNLHKWGYAPSGTALLAVAPAHRARVRSLSPSWQDHLGYPRSVEFRATADYTGWLAAPEGLDLIERLGADGVRAHNSALAAYGAALLARIPGITELPHTPGLAMRSLLLPPGTAETQDAAAALREEIAAKARIRTLVWARPGGGGIRVCGQLYNRAEEYERLAEVLPAFLRGA, encoded by the coding sequence GTGCCCGCGCCGTCCGCCCCCTCAGCCCCGCCCGCCTACCCCGGCGGCCCCGGCCTCTTCCGGCTGGACCCCGCCGTCGCCCACCTCAACCACGGCTCCTACGGCGCCGTCCCGCTGCCCGTCCAGGAGGCCCAGGAAGCCCTGCGGGCCGAGTTCCACGCCGACCCCGACGCCTTCTTCTTCTCCCTCCCCGACCGGCTGGCAGCCACCCGGGCCCGCATCGCGGCCCGGATCGGCACCGACCCGGACGGCCTCGCGTTCGTCTCCAACGCCACCGAGGGCGCCAACCTCGCCTTCGGGGCCATCCCGCTCGCCGGGGACGACGAGGTCCTCGTCACCGACCACGGCTACGGAACCGTCACCGCGGCCGCCGCCCGTCGCGCCCGCGTCACCACCGTGGCCCTGGACCCGCACCTGCCCGACGAGGACGCCGTGCGCGAGACCGTGCTCGCCGCCCTCACCCCCCGCACCAAGGCGGTCCTGCTCGACCACGTCAGCTCGCCCACCGCCCGGCTCATCGCCTCGCCCCGGCTGCTCGCCGAGCTCTCGGAACGCGGCGTCACCACCGTCGTCGACGGCGCCCACACCCCCGGCATGCTGGCCGAGCCGGTCGCCGGCGCCGACTTCTGGTTCGGCAACCTCCACAAGTGGGGCTACGCGCCCTCCGGCACCGCCCTCCTCGCCGTCGCCCCCGCCCACCGCGCCCGGGTCCGCTCCCTCTCCCCGTCCTGGCAGGACCACCTCGGCTACCCGCGCTCCGTCGAGTTCCGCGCCACCGCCGACTACACCGGCTGGCTGGCCGCCCCCGAGGGCCTCGACCTCATCGAACGGCTCGGCGCCGACGGGGTCCGGGCCCACAACAGCGCCCTCGCCGCCTACGGGGCCGCACTGCTCGCCCGGATCCCCGGCATCACCGAGCTCCCGCACACCCCGGGCCTGGCCATGCGCTCCCTGCTGCTGCCGCCCGGCACCGCCGAGACCCAGGACGCCGCCGCGGCCCTGCGCGAGGAGATCGCGGCCAAGGCCCGCATCCGCACCCTGGTCTGGGCCCGGCCGGGCGGCGGCGGCATCCGGGTCTGCGGGCAGCTCTACAACCGCGCCGAGGAGTACGAACGCCTCGCCGAGGTCCTGCCCGCCTTCCTCAGGGGCGCCTGA